A genomic stretch from Falco biarmicus isolate bFalBia1 chromosome 17, bFalBia1.pri, whole genome shotgun sequence includes:
- the LOC130160111 gene encoding parathyroid hormone/parathyroid hormone-related peptide receptor-like, with amino-acid sequence METSIPVGGTTAALLCCCLLSSAWALVDPDDVLTKEEQIYLLVEAKEKCQRDIKAQLEKIKDTSCLPEWDGIICWPKGSPSQEVSVPCPDYIYDFNHNGHAYRYCSASGTWATALSINRTWANYTECALLFSSESRSREKAVFDRLHLMYTIGYSISLASLIVAVCILSYFKRLHCTRNYIHVHLFTSFICRAASIFVKDMVLYSGTLASTAEKMREDDFKAEMGPSPGQRSHLVGCKVVVTLFLYFLATNHYWILVEGLYLHSLIFMAYLSNKNYLWLLIIIGWGLPAVFVSVWASVRASLADTQCWDLSAGNVKWIYQVPILAAIVVNFFLFLNIIRVLAAKLWETNTGKLDPRQQYRKLLKSTLVLMPLFGVHYVVFMAMPYTEVSGVLWQIQMHYEMLFNSSQGFFVAFIYCFCNGEVQAEIKKAHFRRSLALDFKQKARANGAAGSCCYAGLASHATASISTSLAGRGAGSTQQRGLLPPARASLPGYIPGSFASGHFLPCLTQEMSQKTCGENTGDFTDLNQRHPNLKSELETTL; translated from the exons ATGGAGACATCCATCCCCGTGGGAGGTACCACGGCGgccctcctctgctgctgcctcctgagcTCTGCGTGGGCTTTG GTCGACCCTGATGATGTTCTCACAAAAGAAGAGCAGATCTATCTCCTGGTGGAAGCTAAGGAGAAATGTCAGAGAGACATAAAAGCCCAACTGGAGAAGATCAAAG ACACCAGCTGCCTCCCCGAGTGGGATGGGATCATCTGCTGGCCCAAGGgctcccccagccaggaggTGTCGGTGCCCTGCCCTGACTACATCTATGACTTCAACCATAACG GTCATGCCTACAGGTACTGCAGCGCCTCCGGGACCTGGGCCACGGCCCTCAGCATCAACAGGACCTGGGCCAATTACACCGAGTGtgctctgctcttctcctcCGAGAGCCGGAGCCGTGAGAAG GCGGTGTTTGACCGCCTGCACCTGATGTACACCATCGGCTACTCCATCTCCCTGGCCTCCCTCATTGTCGCCGTCTGCATCCTCTCGTACTTCAA GCGCCTGCACTGCACGCGCAACTACATCCACGTCCACCTCTTCACCTCCTTCATCTGCCGGGCGGCTAGCATCTTCGTGAAGGACATGGTGCTCTACTCGGGCACGCTGGCCAGCACGGCTGAGAAGATGCGGGAGGATGACTTCAAGGCAGAAATGGGTCCCTCACCAGGACAACGGAGCCACCTG GTTGGCTGCAAGGTGGTGGTGACGCTCTTCCTCTATTTTCTGGCCACCAACCACTACTGGATCCTGGTGGAAGGTCTCTACCTGCACAGCCTGATCTTCATGGCCTACCTCTCCAACAAGAACTACCTGTGGCTCCTCATCATCATTGGCTGGG GTCTCCCCGCCGTGTTTGTGTCTGTCTGGGCCAGCGTCAGGGCCTCCCTGGCAGATACACA GTGCTGGGACCTCAGCGCAGGGAATGTGAAGTGGATTTATCAGGTCCCCATCTTGGCCGCCATTGTG GTgaacttcttcctcttcctcaacATCATCCGGGTGCTGGCTGCCAAGCTCTGGGAGACGAACACGGGGAAGCTGGACCCCCGGCAGCAGTACAG GAAGCTGCTGAAGTCCACACTGGTGCTGATGCCGCTTTTTGGAGTCCATTACGTGGTGTTCATGGCCATGCCCTACACCGAGGTCTCCGGGGTCCTGTGGCAGATCCAGATGCATTATGAGATGCTCTTTAACTCCTCTCAG GGTTTCTTTGTGGCTTTCATCTACTGCTTCTGCAATGGGGAG GTGCAGGCGGAGATTAAGAAAGCCCACTTTCGGAGAAGCCTGGCCCTGGACTTCAAGCAGAAGGCGCGTGCCAACGGTgcggcagggagctgctgctacGCTGGGCTGGCCTCCCACGCCACCGCCAGCATCAGCACGAGCCTTGCCGGGCGAGGGGCAGGGAGCACACAGCAgcgggggctgctgccccccgcccgggccAGCCTGCCCGGCTACATCCCTGGCTCCTTTGCCTCAGGTCATTTTTTGCCCTGTCTGACCCAGGAGATGAGCCAGAAAACCTGTGGGGAAAACACAGGCGACTTCACAGACCTGAACCAGCGTCACCCCAACCTAAAGAGCGAGCTGGAGACCACGCTATAA